A window of Daucus carota subsp. sativus chromosome 2, DH1 v3.0, whole genome shotgun sequence genomic DNA:
GAATCAAATGCCTTTCATGTATCCGAGACTACATCACTCTAGTTATTTTTCTGTTGCACAACTAAAAGTAGCACATGCTTTATACAAATGGAATGTTATGTTTGTTGGCTTCACAAGCAACAAACTATTTCTTCACATTCCAGatcttaatttatttctaatattTGATAGCGGTTCGTGTTGCTTGGCGCTTGCAGAAGGATCAAAAGCATGGCTAGGTTTTCTGGTTTGCTTTTACAATATCTGCATGGTTTTACAACACTGCCACATTTTGAAAGCAAGCTCAAGAAACAGAATGCAACTTCATTTATAGGGCAAACACTAGTGTCAGCTACATTAGATATTGAATCATTTACATTGATGCCAGTGTTTACTAACAACTGATATTAGTCTAACATATCTGAAAATGATACATGGAACTTACTTCTCGCAATGACTTCCACATCCACAAATTCCATGAAGGGTGCGCAGCACCACCTCTCAGGCTCTCAAAACATCTCCATCCGTTGTAGATCATATATGACCGAAACTtctttataagataaatttctATGGAGAGTAAATCGGAAGTTGAAGTGGAAGTCAGGTGACCAAACTTTTCCCAACTTATCAGGCAAGTGAAATTTTATGGTTTGGTTTGTTCATTAATGTCGGGGTGACAGTAAATATTCCTATAAGAAAAAGGGTGGCTATCGACTGCATATCATAGAGATCACCTATGGAGCGCAAATCACCAAGTGCCATCCCAGCCTGGTAAAAATAGGGGACTGTTAGCAGCTTCTTGGGACATCTAACAACAAAAACTTATCAGCAGAAGTGTCAAAAATACAACACATTCTAAGTCGAGAAAATCCAATTAACCATCAAAAAGATTATGAAAAACTGTGAAAGCTGCTAAACAACTTGATAAAAGAAGTAATTGTTACCCGGACAGTCACGAAAGCAGCAGGAAGGAGCCCAAATAAAGTTCCCAAGAAGAATATGTGAAAGGGTATACCGACAATTGGTGAAGCAAGATTGATAAAAGTATTTGGCAAAGTCGGGGTTACTCTTAGAAAAAGCACATAGTTCAGCAGAGATTCATGCCTTTTAGCCACCTAAATAAGTGAAGAGTCGTATAAGTTGGCAAACTCAGCAAAGACGACTAAAAGCCATAGAGCGGTGTATGAAGTTCACCTGTTCTTGAAAAAAACTCAGCTTTTCAGgccagagagagaagagaagaggTCGTCCAATTAATTTGGATAGAAAATAGCAAGATGATGCACCAGCTGTAGCATTGAACACAACTAAAGCTACACCTCTGGAAACTCCAAAAAGGGATCCAGCAAGCAATGACAGGAATATAGTACCCGGAATCATAAAAGTTTGCATTACGATGTATACCATGCAGTATCCTGCAAGAACCTGAGCTGTGTAGTCATTTGTGTAGATCTCCAGAGCATCTCTGAAGAAAATTCCATTCGACAAATTAGTGTCTCTTCAAGCAAACTATAGTAAGCCATGGAATAAGAATCATTTGTAGTAATTGACAGTATACAGTATACTCTTCAAAGCAAGGAAATGTCATATGAAGAGAATATGACAAGCCTCCTTATCAATGTTATTTAATGAAACCAAAGATATGAAGGGGGAAAGAAATTTACTCTCCATATTGGCAAATTTAACAGACAATTTTCAGGCATTTATAATGTAACTTTTTACTAACACTTGCACCATAATTgtacaattttaaaatcaacATTTTGCTCAGATATATCAATATGCATCTTATCAACGTCTTTTGCTTTACAAACAATGCAAACTCAAACACTCAGTCACAAGGCTAGTGCATCATGAGCAGGGAAGGTCCCGATGTACACAGTCTTACCCTTGTTTTTCATgaggatttttttcaaaaagttcAAACTCTCAACCTCACGGATATGAACTCATTATATAGTTACAAGAGTAAAAAACAAAACTTCGAAGTTACACATGTTCTTTTGGTCGTCCATCCTCCCAAGTCATATGAAACCTTTCTACTGTAGTTCCACCTCATTGATGCAGGAGCCAACTAATGGTCAATGGAAGACATTATGAGCAAAACTTTTTCCTTGTTGGATTCTAAGTAATGACTTTGCTTGATATAGTAGTTTCGTTTATTGTTGTTTTTTCCTCAGAAATAATGCTATACAAATACCTTAATTCAGTTAACATAAGCTCCTAAATCCTAATCCTTTTTCGGGAAATTAAGCTTCTAATCCCAATTCCTACCATATGTAATCTTCCATTTCCATTTGAAAAATCACATACTCAACAGCTTCCGCAAATTATACTAATACCAATTTATCATACTAAGAATCAGAATTCAATAATTTCTGTGTGACGACAAATTATGTCCTTGTCCACCATGACAAACATCACACGTGAGCCTTACCTGAGAATCCGAAGGTCCTGGAGAGTGCGTGGAAGCTTGAGGAAACTATAATCAGAAACAGGCATGGTGAGGTAAACAATAGAAAGGCCGATGCCAAACCCGAAAACGACACCGCTTGCAACAGCTATCTCCCAGAAAGTCACAGAATTATTCACTTTGTCATTGACATTGCACttcaaagaagaagaagaagaggttTTCATCTGTTCtcccatcttcttcttcttcttctcctcctCCTTTATCTCTGCATGTACAAAACAAATAACATTGATCATTCATTTTAcaatattcaatcagattattcacaaataattaaatatgaacaCACGTTGATGATCTTGAGAAAAAGCTCCTCTcccctctttctctcttttttaaattttgtacagAAGTCCCTTTTTCAGCCTGGAAGAAGAGGAGGGATAAAAACCAGGAGAAATCTCcgctgaatttttttttatatgtatgtcaAAAGGAATAAAAATCGTGCACGCGACACCCGcccctctgttttttatttttttgcacaTTTTTAAATGCGTATTACAAATGATCACAATTTACAGCTCTACCGACGCTATCATACATTCATTTTATTAGATTAGATTAGATTAAAGATACTTTATTATAGTTAAAGATACTTTATTAtcacataaattatataaataaatataatttatattttgtaccAACAACCTTAGCCTTAAATCCAGGATAGTTTTGCTTAACTTGAGCTGAGTTACTTATTccagaatttatttattaataaactatattttttaacattgatatgtatatttattaaatataaaagttattaGTATAATCCCAAATTTTTCCGTGTTATGTTTCAAAGTGGTCTGTAtgtttttgtaaaatcaaaattttaaaaataaataaattattaaaaaagatttaaattttCAACTTCTCATATAAGTTAACTTGTAATTTGTTTAAGATGAGAATATATAAACAtgacataaaaaatattttttttatcaacgtAGGAACGCACCAGGTATTCAAGGGTCCTTCAAGAGTCAAAATCCTCCTCCCTTCAGTAGTCCGAATCTGTGACGAAGAGAATACAAGTTCCCTCTTTTTTGAACCAACACTTGTGAcgatataaaaatatcttcCGACTTCTTTGTGAggagatttcaaaaaattaaatccGCAAGTGTCTTCAGTTATACAATTATGTTAATGCTggtgtttttttcttttcaaatttacATTCCcgtgtaattttattcttatcAATTTAA
This region includes:
- the LOC108208086 gene encoding uncharacterized membrane protein At4g09580, encoding MGEQMKTSSSSSLKCNVNDKVNNSVTFWEIAVASGVVFGFGIGLSIVYLTMPVSDYSFLKLPRTLQDLRILRDALEIYTNDYTAQVLAGYCMVYIVMQTFMIPGTIFLSLLAGSLFGVSRGVALVVFNATAGASSCYFLSKLIGRPLLFSLWPEKLSFFQEQVAKRHESLLNYVLFLRVTPTLPNTFINLASPIVGIPFHIFFLGTLFGLLPAAFVTVRAGMALGDLRSIGDLYDMQSIATLFLIGIFTVTPTLMNKPNHKISLA